The following DNA comes from Simkania negevensis Z.
ATTGATGTAGCGGTCAGAAAGGTAAACGGCGCTCCGTATCGCTTCATCTGTATAGATACATTTGTGATGCTCTTCGTATTTTGTTTTCAGTCCCATCAAGATCTGAGAAGCTTCTTCAACAGAAGGAGGGGCAACGGAAATCTTTTGGAAACGGCGCTCAAGTGCCGCATCTTTTTCAATGTGTTTGCGGTATTCATCGAGTGTTGTGGCTCCTATACATTGGATTTCGCCACGTGATAGAGCAGGTTTTAAGATGTTTGAGGCATCAATTGCCCCTTCGGCAGCTCCTGCTCCGACGATGGTATGCAATTCATCGATGAAAAGCAGGATGTTTCCATGCTTTTTCACTTCGTCCATGACGGCTTTGATCCGCTCTTCGAATTGACCTCGGTACTTGGTTCCGGCGATCATGAGCGTGAGATCGAGTGTGATGAGTTTTTTCTTTGCTAGATGGTCGGGGACTTCACCTTTGACAATTGCTTGGGCAAGTCCTTCAACAATCGCTGTTTTACCGACTCCCGCCTCTCCGATGAGAACCGGATTGTTTTTGCGGCGGCGGCAGAGGATAAGAATCAGCCGTTCAACTTCTTGCGAGCGGCCAATGACAGGATCGAGTTTTCCTTCGCGGCACAATTCGGTCAGATCGTGACCATAAGCGCGTAGCGCTGGCATCTTTTCAGGTGTGCCACTAGGACCCGCCATCTTTTCTTGACGCCCGGCTGACTGGGAGCCAGTCATTCCCATGGGCGGAAGTTGCAAATTAAATGTTTCGAGTTCTTTAAGAACTTCTTTGCGCACCTCTTTTAAGTTGATGCTCAAGTTTTCGAGAATTTGAGTCGCGACTCCATCAGTTTGTCTCAAGAGGGCAAGTAAGAGATGCTCAGTTCCGACGTAGTTGTGGTTGAGGCTGGCTGCTTCTTCGTTCGCATATTCGAAGACCTTTTTCACTTTCCCTGTTAGCGCAGGGTCACCGTAGACTTGGATTTCAGGTCCAAACCCAACAAGTCTCTCAACTTCACTTAAAACGGTATCGTAATCGACATTGAGGTTACGCAAGACGTTAACGGCAATTCCTTGCCCAAGTTTCAACAGCCCAAGGAGGATGTGCTCCGTTCCCAAATAATTGTGGTTGAGGCGTTGAGCTTCTTTCTTAGCAAGTTTAATGACTTGTTTAGCTCTGTTGGTGAATTTGTCAAACATGATCGACTCGTTCCTTTATTAATTAATAGCGAAAAAGTTAGCTCAGGCAAAAGGAGTTTGCGCCTCTAGCCGGCTATAACCTACATTCTGAGGGCTTTTTCCTTTTTTGTAAATTTATACCGAATCTGATACTCTTTCAATAACTTAAACTCAAATGTCACTCTAGGGGTGGACAGGTGGCTTTAGGTTTTTTTCAAGTTTTCTTTGCGAGACTTGCCACATACTTGAATAAAGATAGGACTGCGTTTCACGAAGAAAACCTGGGAAAATACAACTTCCAGATGACAATACTAAGGTGTCATTTGGGTTTAATAGCGTAAGATAGCGATGTGGAAAGTTCTCGATACAGGGGTAGCAAGTGCCCAAAAAAATATGGATCTTGATGCCAAGCTGCTTGAAGAAATGCGACTCGATGATCCACCTCTCCTCCACCTTTATGAGTGGGAGCAGGATAGCGGCACCTACGGTTATTTCCTCAAGCCTAACCAGTATCTCGATCTATCCAAGGCTGAAAAATGGGGACTTTCCCTAGCTAGGCGGCCCACAGGAGGAGGTATTGTCTTCCATGTGTGTGATTTAGCCTTTTCAGCACTCGTTCCAGCGGGATTCCCCGCATTTTCGCTCAATACGCTCGATAACTACAATTTTATCAATAATGGCGTTAAAAAGGCAGTGAAGAAATTTTTTAAACAGTCAAAGGCCCCTGAATTGCTTCCTTCCGAGCCGACCCCTCTAGATGAGAGCTCTCGACATTTCTGCATGGCGAAGCCAACAATTTATGATGTGATGCTTCAAGGAAAAAAAATCGCAGGAGCGGCCCAAAGAAGAGTCAAGCAGGGGTATCTCCATCAAGGAAGCATTGCAATAGCCCTCCCTCAAAAAATTTTTTTACAAGATGTTCTATTGCCAGGCACGCAAGTGCTCGAA
Coding sequences within:
- a CDS encoding lipoyl protein ligase domain-containing protein; amino-acid sequence: MWKVLDTGVASAQKNMDLDAKLLEEMRLDDPPLLHLYEWEQDSGTYGYFLKPNQYLDLSKAEKWGLSLARRPTGGGIVFHVCDLAFSALVPAGFPAFSLNTLDNYNFINNGVKKAVKKFFKQSKAPELLPSEPTPLDESSRHFCMAKPTIYDVMLQGKKIAGAAQRRVKQGYLHQGSIAIALPQKIFLQDVLLPGTQVLEAMEQNTFSILGRDYTLADLQEVRQELRALLIESLTV